A portion of the Streptomyces platensis genome contains these proteins:
- a CDS encoding extracellular solute-binding protein gives MKRGLMAATAVAGMLVGVTACGSGGGTKTGADGFKGQKLTVWVMNGSNPAQWTEQVSAQFKKKTGATVEFKVQQWNGIQQKLSTALSEDTPPDVVEIGNTQTAAYAKAGALAEVGDLKKEIGADWNDAFNKASLVDGKQYALPWFAGNRVVMYNKKIWAEAGLKGTPRTRSELFKAFATIKKKTDAEPLYLPGQNWYFFDGLTLGTGADLVKRQGGKWVSNLGDPKVAKAMDIYKQYQAFSTAPKNKDEATPQQAEVFAKGRTGALIAMGYEAATALKANPKMKKDIGFFTIPGETEDKPEGVFLGGSNFAVAGMGKNQELAKEFLKVALSKQNDRQMVKESGWAPKSPDLADAAQENPAVAAAAPAAEKSGGTTPLIPQWAAVENIPNPIKSYMTAVLGGKSPADAAKDIEPEINARLAKQ, from the coding sequence ATGAAGCGTGGACTCATGGCGGCGACGGCGGTCGCGGGAATGCTGGTGGGTGTCACTGCCTGTGGGTCCGGCGGCGGCACGAAGACGGGTGCGGACGGCTTCAAGGGCCAGAAGCTGACCGTCTGGGTGATGAATGGTTCGAATCCGGCGCAGTGGACCGAGCAGGTATCCGCGCAGTTCAAGAAGAAGACCGGCGCCACCGTCGAGTTCAAGGTCCAGCAGTGGAACGGCATTCAGCAGAAGCTGAGCACTGCCCTTTCCGAGGACACCCCGCCGGACGTCGTCGAAATCGGCAACACCCAGACCGCCGCCTATGCCAAGGCCGGTGCCCTGGCCGAAGTCGGCGATCTGAAGAAGGAGATCGGCGCCGACTGGAATGACGCCTTCAACAAGGCGTCGCTCGTGGACGGAAAGCAGTACGCGCTCCCGTGGTTCGCCGGAAACCGGGTGGTGATGTACAACAAGAAGATCTGGGCCGAGGCCGGGCTCAAGGGAACTCCCCGGACCCGCAGCGAGCTCTTCAAGGCCTTTGCCACCATCAAGAAGAAGACCGACGCCGAGCCGCTGTATCTCCCCGGCCAGAACTGGTACTTCTTCGATGGTCTGACCCTCGGCACCGGCGCCGACCTGGTGAAGCGGCAGGGCGGCAAGTGGGTCTCCAATCTCGGCGACCCCAAGGTCGCCAAGGCCATGGACATCTACAAGCAGTACCAGGCCTTCAGCACCGCCCCCAAGAACAAGGACGAGGCGACCCCGCAGCAGGCCGAGGTCTTCGCCAAGGGGCGTACCGGCGCCCTCATCGCCATGGGCTACGAGGCCGCCACCGCCCTCAAGGCCAATCCGAAGATGAAGAAGGACATCGGCTTCTTCACCATCCCCGGCGAGACCGAGGACAAGCCGGAGGGCGTTTTCCTCGGCGGCTCCAACTTCGCCGTCGCCGGAATGGGCAAGAACCAGGAACTCGCCAAGGAATTCCTGAAGGTCGCCCTCTCGAAGCAGAACGACCGGCAGATGGTGAAGGAATCCGGCTGGGCCCCGAAGTCCCCTGACCTGGCCGATGCCGCACAGGAGAATCCGGCCGTGGCGGCCGCCGCGCCCGCGGCGGAGAAGTCCGGGGGCACCACACCGCTGATTCCCCAGTGGGCCGCGGTGGAGAACATTCCCAACCCGATCAAGAGCTATATGACGGCCGTTCTGGGCGGTAAGTCCCCGGCCGATGCCGCCAAGGACATCGAGCCCGAGATCAACGCACGGCTCGCCAAGCAGTAA
- a CDS encoding carbohydrate ABC transporter permease, with product MAVQLDGAVDRTAPRTGKGGAPPTRRGGGSRRPARGAPYLLLLPALLATAVFLGWPMVRNLLLSFQNLNMKELIQHLTDWRGIGNYQEILGSEQFWRVTLRTLVFTAVNVVLIMALGVLIGLLLARLGTTMRLVLSGALVLAWAMPVIAATTVFQWLFDSRYGVVNWLLDKLGQHGMAHYDWVGSQLSTFFVITVLIVWQSLPFVALNLYAATTTIPRELYEAARMDGAGTWKVFTSVTFPFLKPFFLATTFLEVIWVFKAFPQIFAINEGGPDRLTETLPIYAFTEGVGNLHFGMGAAISLLTIVVLLAVTAHYLRLTVTQEQQEENEQ from the coding sequence ATGGCAGTGCAGCTCGACGGCGCGGTGGACCGGACCGCGCCGCGGACCGGCAAGGGCGGCGCACCGCCCACCCGGCGCGGCGGAGGCAGCCGGCGGCCCGCGCGCGGCGCCCCCTACCTCCTGCTGCTGCCGGCCCTGCTCGCGACCGCGGTCTTCCTGGGCTGGCCGATGGTCCGCAACCTGCTGCTCTCCTTCCAGAACCTCAATATGAAGGAGCTGATCCAGCACCTCACCGACTGGCGCGGAATCGGCAACTACCAGGAGATCCTGGGCAGCGAGCAGTTCTGGCGGGTCACCCTCCGCACCCTCGTCTTCACCGCGGTCAATGTCGTCCTGATCATGGCCCTCGGGGTGCTGATCGGCCTGCTGCTGGCGCGGCTCGGCACCACGATGCGCCTCGTGCTCTCCGGCGCGCTGGTGCTGGCCTGGGCGATGCCGGTGATCGCCGCCACCACCGTCTTCCAGTGGCTCTTCGACTCCCGCTACGGCGTCGTCAACTGGCTGCTCGACAAGCTCGGCCAACACGGCATGGCCCACTACGACTGGGTCGGCAGCCAGCTGTCGACGTTCTTCGTCATCACCGTACTGATCGTCTGGCAGTCGCTGCCCTTCGTGGCCCTCAACCTCTACGCGGCCACCACGACGATCCCCAGGGAGCTGTACGAAGCGGCCCGGATGGACGGCGCCGGCACCTGGAAGGTCTTCACCTCCGTCACCTTCCCCTTCCTCAAGCCGTTCTTCCTCGCGACGACGTTTCTGGAGGTCATCTGGGTCTTCAAGGCGTTCCCGCAGATCTTCGCCATCAACGAGGGCGGCCCCGACCGGCTCACCGAGACACTGCCGATCTACGCCTTCACCGAGGGCGTCGGCAACCTCCACTTCGGCATGGGCGCCGCGATCTCCCTGCTGACGATCGTGGTGCTGCTGGCCGTGACCGCGCACTACCTGCGGCTGACGGTCACCCAGGAACAGCAGGAGGAGAACGAGCAGTGA
- a CDS encoding carbohydrate ABC transporter permease gives MKHSLAGRVWPNATAAVLALGFLFPVYWMFNTAFKPTRDIITEDPVWFPLHGTLEHFATAVHAPDFWILAGNSVLVTVLAVGLSLVIALCGAFALTRMRFRGRKGILLTFMVAQMAPWEVMVISIYLIVRDADLLNNLLPLTCFYLLMVLPFTLLTLRGYVAAVPKELEESAMVDGCSRRQAFLKVVFPLLAPGLMATSLFGFITAWNEFPLVLVLNKEPAMGTLPLWLSQFQTQFGDDWGATMAAASIFAVPILVLFLFLQRKAVGGLTSGAVKG, from the coding sequence GTGAAGCACTCTCTCGCCGGCCGGGTCTGGCCGAACGCCACGGCGGCCGTGCTCGCCCTCGGCTTCCTCTTCCCGGTCTACTGGATGTTCAACACGGCCTTCAAGCCGACCCGGGACATCATCACCGAGGACCCCGTGTGGTTCCCCCTCCACGGCACCCTCGAACACTTCGCGACGGCCGTGCACGCCCCGGACTTCTGGATCCTGGCGGGCAATTCGGTCCTGGTGACCGTCCTGGCCGTCGGCCTGTCGCTGGTGATCGCCCTCTGCGGGGCGTTCGCCCTGACCCGGATGCGCTTCCGGGGCCGCAAGGGCATCCTGTTGACGTTCATGGTCGCCCAGATGGCTCCCTGGGAGGTCATGGTGATCTCCATCTACCTGATCGTCCGGGACGCCGACCTGCTCAACAACCTGCTGCCGCTCACCTGCTTCTACCTGCTGATGGTGCTGCCCTTCACCCTGCTGACGCTCCGGGGCTATGTCGCCGCGGTGCCCAAGGAGCTGGAGGAGTCCGCGATGGTGGACGGCTGCTCGCGCCGCCAGGCGTTCCTCAAGGTGGTCTTCCCGCTGCTGGCGCCCGGCCTGATGGCCACCTCGCTCTTCGGATTCATCACCGCCTGGAACGAATTCCCGCTGGTGCTGGTTCTCAACAAGGAACCGGCCATGGGCACCCTGCCGTTGTGGCTCTCGCAGTTCCAGACCCAGTTCGGGGACGACTGGGGTGCCACCATGGCCGCCGCCTCGATCTTCGCCGTCCCGATCCTGGTCCTCTTCCTGTTCCTGCAACGCAAGGCGGTCGGCGGTCTCACCTCCGGCGCAGTGAAGGGATAA
- a CDS encoding glycoside hydrolase family 3 protein, producing the protein MTPLVRSVRSADTLTRDALAVLQPGFTGTTAPDWLLRRLGEGLVSVGLFGRNVADPAQLAALTGRLRAEREELIVAIDEEGGDVTRLEVRGGSSFPGNHALGAVDDTELTRAVARELGRRLADCGINLNWAPSADVNSNPANPVIGVRSFGADPQLVARHTAAYVEGLQSAGVAACTKHFPGHGDTAVDSHHDLPRIAAGLPTLQERELVPFRAAVAAGTRAVMSAHILLPALDAEHPATLSPAALHGLLRAPEAEGGLGFDGLIVTDGMEMQAISATYGIERGSVLALAAGADAICVGGGLADEGIVLRLRDALVRAVREGELPEQRLAEAAARVRALAGRARRTGTGEGAAPAPGIGLTAARRALRVTATGPYRPLAEPVHVAAFTPLANIAVGDETPWGVAVELASLLPGTQTATCTAEAAAAAGTAALVDGLLTAAAGRRLVAVVRDVHRHPWMADALDALLAARPDTAVVEMGVPQAPPQGALHLATHGAARVCAQAAAEALTGRRPSPDD; encoded by the coding sequence ATGACGCCTCTCGTACGCTCCGTACGCTCCGCCGACACCCTCACCCGCGATGCCCTCGCCGTCCTCCAGCCCGGCTTCACCGGCACCACCGCGCCCGACTGGCTGCTGCGGCGGCTCGGCGAGGGGCTGGTCTCGGTCGGCCTCTTCGGCCGCAATGTCGCCGACCCGGCCCAACTCGCCGCCCTCACCGGCCGGCTGCGCGCCGAACGAGAGGAACTGATCGTCGCCATCGACGAGGAGGGCGGCGATGTCACCCGCCTCGAAGTGCGCGGCGGCTCCTCCTTCCCCGGCAACCATGCGCTCGGCGCCGTCGACGACACCGAGCTGACCCGCGCGGTCGCCCGCGAACTCGGCCGCCGGCTGGCCGACTGCGGTATCAACCTCAACTGGGCCCCTTCCGCCGACGTCAACTCCAACCCCGCCAACCCGGTCATCGGCGTCCGCTCCTTCGGCGCCGATCCGCAGCTGGTCGCCCGGCACACCGCCGCCTACGTCGAGGGCCTCCAGTCCGCCGGCGTCGCCGCGTGCACCAAGCACTTCCCCGGCCACGGCGACACCGCCGTCGACTCGCACCACGATCTGCCGCGTATCGCCGCCGGTCTGCCCACCCTCCAGGAACGCGAACTGGTGCCGTTCCGCGCCGCCGTCGCCGCCGGCACCCGGGCCGTGATGAGCGCCCACATCCTGCTGCCCGCGCTGGACGCCGAGCACCCGGCCACCCTCAGCCCGGCCGCGCTGCACGGTCTGCTGCGGGCTCCCGAAGCCGAGGGCGGTCTCGGCTTCGACGGGCTGATCGTCACCGACGGGATGGAGATGCAGGCCATCTCCGCCACCTACGGCATCGAGCGCGGCAGCGTGCTCGCCCTGGCGGCCGGTGCCGACGCCATCTGTGTGGGCGGCGGGCTGGCGGACGAGGGCATCGTGCTGCGGCTGCGGGACGCCCTGGTGCGGGCGGTGCGCGAGGGCGAACTGCCGGAACAGCGGCTCGCCGAGGCCGCGGCACGGGTGCGCGCCCTGGCCGGCCGGGCCCGGCGCACGGGCACGGGGGAGGGGGCCGCGCCCGCCCCCGGTATCGGCCTCACCGCTGCCCGGCGCGCCCTGCGCGTCACCGCCACCGGCCCGTACCGGCCCCTGGCCGAGCCCGTCCACGTCGCCGCCTTCACCCCCCTCGCCAACATCGCCGTGGGTGACGAGACCCCCTGGGGCGTCGCCGTCGAACTGGCCAGCCTGCTCCCCGGCACCCAGACCGCCACCTGCACCGCCGAAGCCGCCGCCGCGGCCGGTACCGCCGCCTTGGTCGACGGCCTGCTCACGGCGGCCGCCGGCCGCCGCCTCGTCGCCGTGGTCCGCGATGTGCACCGCCACCCCTGGATGGCCGACGCGCTCGACGCCCTCCTCGCCGCCCGCCCCGACACCGCCGTCGTCGAAATGGGCGTCCCCCAGGCCCCACCCCAAGGCGCCCTCCACCTCGCCACCCACGGCGCGGCCCGAGTCTGCGCCCAGGCCGCGGCCGAGGCCCTCACGGGCCGGAGGCCGTCGCCCGACGACTGA
- the nagB gene encoding glucosamine-6-phosphate deaminase → MEVVIVPDAVAGGELIAEAIATLVRRKPDALLGVATGSTPLPIYEALAAKVRAGDVDASRARICQLDEYVGLPAGHPESYRSVVLREVIEPLGLAEESFMGPDGAAEDVQGACEAYDHALREAGGVDLQLLGIGTDGHIGFNEPCSSLASRTRIKTLTRQTREDNARFFDSLDEVPHHVITQGIGTILEARHLVLLATGEGKADAVAHAVEGPVAALVPASALQLHPHVTVVVDEAAAAKLKLADYFRATYAAKPEWQGL, encoded by the coding sequence GTGGAAGTTGTCATCGTTCCGGATGCCGTGGCGGGCGGCGAGCTGATCGCGGAGGCCATCGCCACCCTGGTGCGCCGTAAGCCCGACGCACTGCTCGGTGTGGCCACCGGCTCCACCCCCTTGCCCATCTACGAGGCGCTGGCGGCGAAGGTCCGGGCCGGCGACGTGGACGCCTCGCGGGCGCGCATCTGCCAGCTCGACGAGTACGTCGGACTGCCGGCCGGGCACCCCGAGTCCTACCGTTCGGTGGTCCTGCGCGAGGTGATCGAACCGCTCGGTCTCGCCGAGGAGTCCTTCATGGGCCCCGATGGTGCGGCCGAGGATGTGCAGGGCGCCTGCGAGGCGTACGACCATGCGCTGCGCGAGGCGGGCGGGGTGGACCTCCAGCTGCTCGGTATCGGCACGGACGGGCACATCGGCTTCAACGAGCCCTGCTCATCGCTTGCTTCGCGTACCCGCATCAAGACGCTGACCCGGCAGACCCGGGAGGACAACGCCCGGTTCTTCGACAGCCTCGACGAGGTGCCGCACCACGTCATCACCCAAGGCATCGGCACCATCCTGGAGGCCCGCCATCTGGTGCTGCTCGCCACCGGCGAGGGCAAGGCCGACGCGGTGGCCCATGCCGTGGAGGGCCCGGTCGCCGCGCTGGTCCCGGCCTCGGCGCTTCAGCTCCACCCGCATGTGACGGTCGTCGTGGACGAGGCCGCGGCCGCCAAGCTGAAGCTCGCGGACTACTTCCGCGCCACGTATGCGGCGAAGCCGGAGTGGCAGGGCCTGTAG
- a CDS encoding SDR family oxidoreductase — protein MSALSGKTALVTGGSRGIGRAVSERLAREGARVGVHYGRDATAAKETVSAIEATGGQAFALQAELGVPGDAEALWAAFDAQAEGLDILVNNAGINKAVDGTLKRIDAVTAEDFDALFAVNTKAPFFITQQALPRLRDGGRIINISTGLTRGAAKPELIAYAMTKGAIDVFTSTLAKDLGPRGITVNAVAPGPVNTDMNAGWLRGEANAAARQQVSGISPLGRVADATDIGDIVAFLASDDSRWVTGQWIDATGGALL, from the coding sequence ATGAGTGCACTCAGCGGCAAGACGGCACTGGTGACCGGCGGCAGCAGGGGGATCGGCCGGGCCGTCTCGGAACGGCTCGCCAGGGAGGGTGCGCGGGTCGGCGTGCATTACGGCCGGGACGCGACCGCGGCCAAGGAGACGGTCTCGGCGATCGAGGCCACCGGGGGTCAGGCCTTCGCGCTCCAGGCCGAGCTGGGGGTGCCGGGGGATGCCGAAGCGCTGTGGGCCGCGTTCGACGCGCAGGCCGAGGGGCTGGACATCCTGGTCAACAACGCCGGGATCAACAAGGCCGTCGACGGCACCCTGAAGCGGATCGACGCGGTGACGGCGGAGGACTTCGATGCCCTCTTCGCGGTCAACACCAAGGCGCCGTTCTTCATCACCCAGCAGGCACTGCCCCGGCTGCGGGACGGCGGGCGGATCATCAACATCTCGACCGGTCTGACGCGGGGCGCGGCCAAGCCCGAGCTGATCGCGTACGCCATGACCAAGGGCGCGATCGACGTCTTCACCTCGACGCTCGCCAAGGACCTGGGCCCGCGCGGGATCACGGTCAACGCGGTGGCGCCCGGCCCGGTGAACACCGACATGAATGCCGGATGGCTGCGCGGCGAGGCCAATGCCGCGGCGCGGCAGCAGGTCAGCGGGATATCCCCGCTGGGCCGGGTCGCGGACGCCACCGACATCGGCGACATCGTGGCCTTCCTCGCCTCGGACGACAGCCGCTGGGTGACGGGGCAGTGGATCGACGCGACGGGCGGGGCGCTGCTCTGA
- a CDS encoding TetR/AcrR family transcriptional regulator, whose amino-acid sequence MATKETKQRGRPRSFDRETALEQAVRSFWERGYEATSISDLTRAMGISAPSLYAAFGDKRALFGEVVAEYGRLYGGFLSRAVAEEPTARRGVERALREAAAEYTLPGRPRGCLVISAALNISPASAEVADSLREMRLSNVREIAGAIRADIASGELPPDTDAAALAAYTGAVIQGMSQQARDGAERTELEAIAELALKAWPRKAGGEVR is encoded by the coding sequence ATGGCGACCAAGGAGACGAAGCAGCGCGGGCGGCCCCGGTCCTTCGACCGCGAGACGGCCCTGGAGCAGGCGGTCCGGTCCTTCTGGGAGCGGGGCTACGAGGCCACCTCGATCTCCGACCTCACCCGCGCCATGGGCATCAGCGCCCCCAGCCTCTACGCCGCCTTCGGCGACAAGCGTGCCCTGTTCGGCGAGGTCGTGGCCGAGTACGGGCGGCTCTACGGAGGCTTCCTCTCCCGAGCCGTGGCCGAGGAACCGACCGCGCGCCGGGGCGTCGAACGGGCCCTGCGCGAGGCCGCGGCCGAATACACCCTGCCCGGCCGCCCCCGCGGCTGCCTGGTCATCAGCGCCGCCCTGAACATCTCGCCCGCCTCGGCCGAAGTCGCCGACTCCCTGCGGGAGATGAGGCTCTCGAACGTCCGGGAGATCGCCGGCGCCATCCGTGCGGACATCGCCTCCGGCGAGCTGCCCCCTGATACGGACGCCGCCGCGCTGGCCGCCTACACCGGCGCCGTCATCCAGGGCATGTCCCAGCAGGCGCGCGACGGCGCGGAGCGGACGGAGCTGGAGGCGATCGCCGAGCTGGCGCTCAAGGCGTGGCCGCGGAAGGCGGGCGGCGAGGTCCGCTGA
- a CDS encoding sensor histidine kinase: MNDLVRQHTALSDTDLEWLHLLVSEWQLLSDLSFADLVLWVPTLDGTRYVSVAQMRPNTGPTSYQDDMVGHLVPRGRRPMLDSALDEGRIVREGDPEWREEVPVRVESIPVRREGRVLGVIARNTNLLTVRTPSRLELTYLQSASDLAQMIAAGTFPFPGQQVDMDASPRAGDGLIRLDAEGIVQYASPNALSAYHRLGLAADLVGHHLGQTTAELAPARGPVDEALVKLASGWAPREFEVEGDEGVIQLRAIPLKPKGTHIGSLVLLRDVTELRRRERELITKDATIREIHHRVKNNLQTVAALLRLQSRRMDSEQGREALNEAVRRVGSIAIVHETLSQTLDERVEFDEIADRVLAMVAEISPGKVTTRRTGRFGILDAEVATPLSMVLTEVLQNALEHAFDQVERGVVEVGAVRGGSRTEPRLLVTVQDNGRGLPEGFDPHRAGNLGLQIVRTLVEGELGGKFDMVRAPERGTQVILDVPVRAEKQH, from the coding sequence ATGAACGATCTCGTACGCCAGCACACCGCTCTGAGCGACACCGACCTCGAGTGGCTCCATCTGCTGGTCTCGGAGTGGCAGCTGCTCTCCGACCTCTCCTTCGCCGATCTCGTGCTGTGGGTGCCCACCCTGGACGGCACGCGCTATGTATCGGTGGCCCAGATGCGGCCCAATACGGGTCCCACCTCCTACCAGGACGACATGGTCGGCCATCTCGTTCCCCGGGGCCGCCGCCCGATGCTGGACTCGGCCCTGGACGAGGGCCGCATCGTGCGCGAGGGCGACCCGGAGTGGCGGGAGGAGGTCCCGGTACGGGTCGAGTCCATCCCGGTGCGCCGCGAGGGCCGGGTGCTCGGGGTGATCGCCCGCAACACCAATCTGCTGACCGTTCGCACCCCCAGCCGGCTGGAGCTCACCTACCTCCAGAGCGCCTCCGACCTCGCCCAGATGATCGCTGCCGGAACGTTTCCCTTCCCCGGCCAGCAGGTCGACATGGATGCCTCGCCGCGTGCCGGCGACGGACTGATCCGGCTCGACGCGGAAGGCATCGTCCAGTACGCCAGCCCCAATGCCCTCTCCGCCTACCACCGGCTCGGTCTCGCCGCCGACCTCGTGGGCCATCACCTGGGCCAGACCACCGCAGAACTGGCGCCCGCCCGGGGCCCGGTGGACGAGGCACTGGTCAAGCTCGCCAGCGGCTGGGCCCCCAGGGAATTCGAGGTCGAAGGTGACGAAGGCGTCATTCAATTGCGCGCCATTCCCCTCAAGCCCAAGGGGACGCACATCGGTTCACTGGTCCTGCTGCGCGATGTGACCGAACTGAGACGTCGCGAGCGGGAGCTGATCACCAAGGACGCCACCATCCGGGAAATCCACCACCGGGTGAAGAACAATCTCCAGACGGTCGCCGCGCTGCTGCGCCTACAGTCCCGCCGGATGGATTCCGAACAGGGCCGCGAGGCACTCAACGAGGCTGTACGCAGGGTCGGTTCGATCGCGATCGTGCACGAGACGCTGTCCCAGACCCTCGACGAACGGGTCGAGTTCGACGAGATCGCGGACCGGGTGCTGGCCATGGTCGCGGAGATCTCCCCGGGCAAGGTGACCACCCGCCGCACCGGACGCTTCGGCATCCTGGACGCCGAGGTGGCCACCCCGCTGTCGATGGTGCTCACCGAGGTGCTGCAGAACGCCCTGGAGCACGCCTTCGACCAGGTGGAGCGGGGCGTGGTCGAGGTCGGCGCGGTGCGCGGCGGCAGCCGTACCGAGCCGCGGCTGCTGGTCACCGTCCAGGACAACGGCCGCGGGCTGCCCGAGGGTTTCGATCCGCATCGCGCCGGAAACCTGGGGCTCCAGATCGTACGGACCCTGGTGGAGGGGGAGTTGGGCGGAAAGTTCGACATGGTGCGGGCGCCCGAGCGTGGTACGCAGGTCATCCTCGACGTCCCGGTGCGCGCCGAGAAGCAGCACTGA
- a CDS encoding WhiB family transcriptional regulator produces the protein MDWRHRAVCREEDPELFFPIGNTGPALLQIEEAKAVCRRCPVMEQCLQWALESGQDSGVWGGLSEDERRAMKRRAARNRARNASA, from the coding sequence ATGGACTGGCGTCACCGCGCCGTTTGCCGCGAGGAAGACCCCGAGCTCTTCTTCCCCATCGGCAACACCGGTCCTGCGCTGCTGCAGATCGAGGAAGCCAAGGCCGTCTGCCGCCGCTGCCCCGTCATGGAGCAGTGCCTGCAGTGGGCGCTCGAGTCCGGCCAGGACTCCGGCGTCTGGGGTGGTCTGAGCGAGGACGAGCGCCGCGCGATGAAGCGCCGTGCAGCTCGCAACCGGGCGCGCAACGCCAGCGCCTGA
- a CDS encoding diacylglycerol/lipid kinase family protein: MRALLVVNPAATTTSARTREVLTHALASDLKLEVAQTQYRGHARDLAQQATEGGETDLVVALGGDGTVNEVVNGLLANGPDPDSHPRLAVVPGGSTNVFARALGLPNDVVEATGALLDALRDGSERTIGLGLAAGTPGSEDEGVPERWFTFCAGFGFDAGVVGRVEQQRERGKRSTHALYVRQVVRQFLGEANRRRGVLTLERPGGKEGATETVENLALAIICNTAPWSYLGNRPIYPSPDASFDTALDLFALSKLSPSAVARYATQLLTSTPQRGPHGKHALSLHDLTNFTLHSQVPLPFQMDGDHLGLRTSVTFTGVRRALRVIV; this comes from the coding sequence ATGCGCGCACTTCTCGTGGTCAATCCCGCAGCAACCACCACCAGTGCCCGCACCCGTGAGGTGTTGACCCACGCACTCGCCAGCGACCTCAAGCTGGAGGTCGCACAGACGCAGTACCGCGGGCACGCCCGTGACCTCGCCCAGCAGGCCACCGAGGGCGGCGAGACCGACCTGGTCGTGGCACTCGGCGGCGACGGCACGGTCAACGAGGTCGTCAACGGTCTGCTGGCCAACGGCCCCGACCCCGACTCGCACCCCCGTCTCGCGGTCGTCCCCGGCGGCTCCACCAATGTCTTCGCCCGCGCGCTCGGGCTCCCCAATGACGTCGTGGAGGCCACCGGCGCCCTGCTGGACGCGCTGCGCGACGGCAGCGAGCGGACGATCGGCCTCGGACTGGCCGCGGGCACCCCGGGCAGCGAGGACGAGGGCGTACCGGAGCGCTGGTTCACCTTCTGCGCGGGCTTCGGTTTCGACGCCGGCGTCGTGGGCCGGGTCGAGCAGCAGCGTGAACGCGGCAAGCGTTCGACCCACGCCCTGTACGTGCGACAGGTCGTACGGCAGTTCCTGGGCGAGGCGAACCGCCGGCGGGGGGTCCTCACCCTCGAACGCCCGGGCGGGAAGGAGGGCGCCACGGAGACCGTCGAGAACCTGGCGCTGGCCATAATCTGCAACACCGCCCCGTGGTCCTACCTGGGCAACCGGCCGATCTATCCGTCCCCGGACGCCTCGTTCGACACGGCCCTGGATCTGTTCGCACTGAGCAAGCTCTCACCGTCCGCGGTGGCCCGTTATGCGACCCAGCTGCTGACGTCAACACCGCAGCGCGGGCCCCACGGCAAACACGCCCTCTCACTTCACGACCTCACGAACTTCACCTTGCATTCGCAGGTCCCCCTGCCCTTCCAGATGGACGGTGACCACCTGGGACTGCGTACGAGTGTGACGTTCACAGGCGTACGCCGTGCACTGCGTGTGATTGTGTGA
- a CDS encoding RNA polymerase sigma factor SigF yields the protein MATGATIPEQQARPHPVGVDDHGGRLDAAEQAERADHMEQSEQPGQQAQQHDAPAPDDKQQEQQHSQEPQDRSGARAMFYELRKLPDGSPERAELRNTLVRMHLPLVEHLARRFRNRGEPLDDLTQVATIGLIKSVDRFDPERGVEFSTYATPTVVGEIKRHFRDKGWAVRVPRRLQELRLSLTTATAELSQRHGRAPTVHELAEHLAISEEEVLEGLESANAYSTLSLDVPDTDDESPAVADTLGAEDEALEGVEYRESLKPLLEDLPPREKKILLLRFFGNMTQSQIAQEVGISQMHVSRLLARTLAQLRDKLLVEE from the coding sequence ATGGCGACCGGTGCGACCATCCCCGAGCAGCAGGCCCGGCCGCATCCGGTGGGCGTAGACGACCACGGCGGCCGGTTGGACGCGGCGGAGCAGGCAGAGCGGGCGGACCACATGGAGCAGAGCGAGCAGCCGGGGCAGCAGGCGCAGCAGCACGATGCGCCGGCCCCCGACGACAAGCAGCAGGAGCAGCAGCATTCCCAGGAGCCGCAGGACCGCAGCGGCGCCCGGGCGATGTTCTATGAGCTGCGCAAGCTGCCCGACGGCTCCCCGGAGCGTGCGGAGCTGCGCAACACCCTCGTTCGTATGCACCTCCCGCTCGTCGAGCATCTGGCCCGGCGGTTCCGTAACCGCGGCGAGCCGCTGGACGATCTGACCCAGGTCGCCACCATCGGTCTGATCAAGTCCGTCGACCGCTTCGACCCGGAGCGCGGCGTGGAGTTCTCCACGTACGCCACCCCCACCGTCGTCGGCGAGATCAAGCGGCACTTCCGCGACAAGGGCTGGGCGGTCCGCGTCCCGCGTCGCCTCCAGGAGCTGCGGCTGTCGCTGACCACCGCGACCGCCGAGCTGTCCCAGCGGCACGGCCGGGCGCCCACGGTCCATGAGCTGGCCGAGCATCTGGCGATCTCCGAGGAGGAGGTCCTGGAGGGCCTGGAGTCCGCCAACGCCTACAGCACTCTCTCCCTGGACGTCCCGGACACGGACGACGAGTCCCCGGCGGTCGCCGACACCCTCGGTGCCGAGGACGAGGCGCTGGAGGGCGTGGAGTATCGCGAGTCCCTCAAACCGCTGCTGGAAGATCTCCCGCCGCGGGAGAAGAAGATCCTGCTGCTGCGCTTCTTCGGCAACATGACCCAGTCGCAGATCGCCCAGGAGGTCGGCATCTCCCAGATGCACGTCTCCCGCCTCCTGGCCCGCACCCTGGCCCAGCTCCGCGACAAGCTCCTCGTCGAGGAGTGA